In Sphingobium amiense, a genomic segment contains:
- a CDS encoding gamma-glutamyltransferase family protein yields MADRRPPSASLDRREMLAAGLAGVGLAALPRSAKAQSGARAPDAPRSGGASVAAHRVEVPMPHGGVTAGHPLAAMAGTRMLMQGGTAADAVVAAMAVMNVVEPWASSAGGNGFATCLDRRSGAVHSLAFTGGAPRLLDPQVDPAALDHGPKALTVPGAFGGWIALVRRFGKLPLSVLLEPAIGYARDGHPLDPSIALFIARAQKTLALYPSSAAIFLPGGKPPAPRSIFRNPDLARTLQSLADAETKALKGGADRDRALQAAYDYFYTGPIAQEFARFSAETGGWLRLDDLKSYQPRWDKPVTTNYRGLDVFCSPLTSRTGLELCEQLNLVEGFDLAALPPDDPRFTHLLIEAIKVAKADVYKYAADPRFSQTPVEALLSKAYAAQRRKLIDPARAGVYPEGGTPTLAALPARKFAARDERTRGGDTTSLSAVDADGNAIAVTTTVGGGFGTFLVMGSTGILFNNGLRLGSTAPYAGHPNMRAPGKVPLLGNGPTIVLDKGRLKLVFGSPGGETIGQTQFQFLVNAIDRQMPIQAAIEAPRFAFDADPNFYRPGAAITVQAEDRFSPAVLEGLTAMGHRIEPVGPYAIGSVQGIMVDPSGTRMGGADPRRMGYAVGY; encoded by the coding sequence ATGGCCGACCGGCGTCCACCTTCCGCTTCTCTGGATCGACGCGAAATGCTGGCGGCGGGGCTGGCGGGCGTCGGACTGGCTGCCCTGCCCCGTTCGGCGAAGGCCCAGTCGGGTGCGCGGGCGCCCGATGCGCCGCGATCAGGCGGGGCAAGCGTCGCCGCGCATCGTGTGGAAGTGCCGATGCCCCATGGCGGCGTGACCGCCGGGCACCCGCTCGCCGCCATGGCGGGCACGCGCATGCTGATGCAGGGCGGCACGGCGGCGGATGCGGTCGTCGCGGCGATGGCGGTCATGAACGTGGTGGAACCCTGGGCATCGAGCGCGGGTGGCAACGGCTTTGCCACCTGCCTCGACCGCAGGAGCGGGGCCGTCCATTCGCTCGCTTTCACCGGCGGCGCGCCCCGGCTGCTCGATCCGCAGGTCGATCCGGCGGCGCTTGACCATGGACCGAAGGCGCTGACGGTGCCGGGTGCGTTCGGCGGGTGGATCGCGCTCGTCCGCCGGTTCGGAAAGCTGCCGCTGTCGGTGCTGCTGGAACCCGCCATCGGCTACGCCCGCGACGGGCATCCGCTCGATCCGTCGATTGCCCTTTTCATCGCCCGCGCACAGAAGACGCTGGCGCTCTACCCCAGCAGCGCGGCGATTTTCCTGCCGGGAGGAAAGCCCCCTGCTCCGCGCTCGATCTTCCGCAATCCCGATCTGGCGCGCACCCTTCAGTCGCTGGCGGATGCAGAGACGAAGGCGCTGAAGGGCGGCGCAGACCGCGACCGTGCGCTTCAGGCGGCCTATGATTATTTTTACACCGGCCCCATCGCGCAGGAGTTCGCCCGATTCTCGGCTGAAACGGGCGGATGGCTGCGGCTTGACGACCTGAAAAGCTATCAGCCGCGCTGGGACAAGCCGGTCACGACGAATTATCGCGGCCTTGATGTCTTTTGCAGCCCGCTCACATCGCGCACCGGTCTGGAACTGTGCGAGCAGCTGAATCTTGTCGAAGGGTTCGATCTCGCGGCGCTGCCGCCGGACGATCCGCGCTTCACGCATCTTCTGATCGAGGCGATCAAGGTCGCCAAGGCGGATGTCTATAAATATGCCGCCGATCCCAGGTTCAGCCAGACACCGGTCGAAGCGCTGCTGTCGAAGGCCTATGCGGCTCAGCGGCGCAAGCTGATCGACCCGGCCCGTGCGGGCGTCTACCCGGAAGGCGGGACGCCGACGCTCGCGGCTCTTCCGGCCAGAAAGTTCGCGGCGCGGGACGAGCGCACGCGCGGTGGCGACACCACCAGCCTCTCGGCCGTGGATGCGGACGGCAATGCCATCGCGGTCACGACGACAGTGGGCGGCGGATTCGGCACCTTCCTCGTCATGGGCAGCACCGGCATCCTGTTCAATAACGGGCTGCGCCTCGGCTCCACCGCGCCCTACGCCGGCCACCCCAACATGCGCGCGCCGGGCAAGGTGCCGCTGCTCGGCAACGGTCCGACCATCGTCCTCGACAAGGGACGGTTGAAGCTGGTCTTCGGTTCGCCGGGCGGCGAAACGATCGGCCAGACGCAGTTCCAGTTTCTCGTCAATGCCATCGACCGGCAGATGCCCATTCAGGCCGCCATCGAAGCGCCGCGCTTCGCTTTCGACGCAGATCCCAATTTCTACAGGCCCGGTGCGGCGATCACCGTTCAGGCGGAGGACCGCTTTTCGCCCGCGGTGCTGGAGGGGCTAACCGCCATGGGTCATCGGATCGAGCCGGTCGGCCCCTATGCCATCGGCAGCGTGCAGGGGATCATGGTCGATCCGTCCGGCACCCGGATGGGAGGGGCCGACCCGCGCCGCATGGGATATGCGGTCGGATACTGA
- a CDS encoding amidohydrolase family protein, with translation MTGSLQSTIAAFLLAGAPLAHAAPANLPPPGGEKPVAFDVHEGTSMAVSVSPDGKWLAVDLQGSLWIVPAKGGKAVRITDYFNDARQPVWAPDGKALAYFAYREGGYDLWTIRPDGSGARKLTQGAYDDREPAFSPDGGTIAFSSDRSGNYDIWTLDLTSGAIKQVSSAPREDRMPTWSPDGARIAYSGTEGAKTGLYATTLATGAETPLREVKGRVDAPSFGPKGELAYVVQDASGSRLEIDGAPVSGAENVFPFRVSWGKSGYYYVSDGKLRHRTSTKLSTIPFSATLEVVKPQYKRAMRDWDSEAPRKALGIVHPTISPDGSRIAFVALGDLYLMSSKGGTPENLTRDGALDADPAWSPDGKQIAYTSDKGGGLPQLWVRDLASGKDRKLTDIDTQPLGAAWSPDGKRIAYIDVDGRWGVAGVCIIDVATGAITRLQGSLGQPGSPSWSADGKYVAISLSYKYSNSFREGTNQVYVIPADGKGEPFWQIPEANMSMDTRGGGGPTWSPDGTKMAAIYEGLLKIWPVDPDGKPMGPPRSYSSEIAYFPTWTADSKTILYQSADKLKTVDLETGKVTDIPLDLTYRLAKPTGSTIVHVSNLVDSVRDETQHDKDIVIEGNRIVAVQDHDPALHAAGKLVDGTGLTAIPGLIEHHSHVQKDFGANQHKAWLAYGITTVRDPGAQVYDGLEDREASEAGVRIGPRIYTGSPLMEWQRVYYKMGIAVSSPAHLERELKRIRLLKYDMMKSYVRMPDLYQRRIVEAAHAMGIPVSGHEIYPAAYTGVDATEHLGATSRRGYSPKQGPQGMAYEDVVQLFARSGRTLTPTMFGSLTGYLEQHPAYRDDPRVNLYPVWAQKSVRDQDPMAAMLRPLMAGSLKSLKAMYDAGTFVTAGTDTIIATNLHSEIASYVDAGLTPFQALQTATVNSARALLLDAGTLEAGKLADIVLLKGDPRADIANTFNVAKVIANGNVFDEEDLVRPPKE, from the coding sequence ATGACCGGATCGTTGCAATCGACCATAGCCGCATTTTTGCTCGCAGGCGCGCCACTCGCCCATGCGGCGCCCGCCAACCTGCCCCCGCCCGGCGGAGAGAAACCCGTCGCGTTCGATGTGCATGAAGGCACTTCGATGGCCGTATCCGTGTCTCCGGACGGCAAATGGCTTGCGGTCGATCTTCAGGGCAGCCTCTGGATCGTCCCGGCAAAGGGCGGCAAGGCGGTGCGGATCACCGACTATTTCAACGATGCGCGCCAGCCGGTCTGGGCGCCGGACGGCAAGGCGCTCGCCTATTTCGCCTATCGTGAAGGCGGCTATGATCTATGGACGATCCGACCGGATGGCAGCGGCGCGCGCAAGCTGACGCAAGGCGCCTATGACGACCGGGAACCGGCTTTCTCCCCCGATGGCGGGACGATCGCCTTCTCCTCCGACCGCAGCGGCAATTACGACATCTGGACGCTGGATCTGACATCCGGCGCGATCAAACAGGTCAGCAGCGCTCCGCGCGAGGATCGCATGCCGACATGGTCGCCCGATGGCGCACGGATCGCCTATTCCGGGACGGAAGGTGCAAAGACAGGCCTCTACGCGACCACGCTCGCCACCGGAGCCGAAACTCCGCTGCGCGAGGTCAAGGGCCGGGTCGACGCGCCGTCCTTCGGGCCGAAGGGGGAACTCGCCTATGTCGTGCAGGATGCGAGCGGCAGCCGGTTGGAAATAGACGGCGCCCCCGTCAGCGGTGCGGAGAATGTTTTCCCCTTCCGCGTTTCGTGGGGGAAAAGCGGCTATTATTATGTTTCGGACGGCAAGCTGAGGCACCGCACCAGCACAAAGCTCTCCACCATTCCCTTCTCCGCCACGCTGGAGGTCGTGAAGCCCCAATATAAGCGCGCCATGCGCGACTGGGACAGCGAAGCGCCGCGCAAGGCGCTGGGCATCGTCCATCCGACCATTTCGCCCGACGGCAGCCGCATCGCCTTCGTCGCTCTGGGCGACCTCTATCTGATGTCGTCGAAGGGTGGGACGCCGGAAAATCTGACCAGGGACGGGGCGCTGGATGCCGACCCGGCATGGTCGCCCGATGGAAAGCAGATCGCCTACACGTCCGACAAGGGCGGCGGTCTTCCGCAACTCTGGGTCCGCGACCTTGCGAGCGGCAAGGACCGCAAGCTGACCGATATCGACACACAACCGCTCGGCGCGGCATGGTCCCCGGACGGGAAGCGTATCGCCTATATCGACGTTGACGGCCGCTGGGGCGTTGCTGGCGTCTGCATCATCGACGTCGCGACCGGCGCGATCACGCGGCTGCAAGGGTCGCTCGGCCAGCCGGGCAGTCCGAGCTGGTCAGCGGACGGCAAATATGTCGCGATCAGCCTGTCCTACAAATATTCCAACAGCTTCCGGGAGGGGACCAATCAGGTCTATGTCATCCCGGCGGACGGCAAGGGCGAACCCTTCTGGCAGATCCCGGAAGCCAACATGTCGATGGACACGCGCGGCGGCGGCGGCCCGACATGGTCGCCGGACGGGACGAAGATGGCAGCGATCTACGAAGGGCTGCTCAAGATCTGGCCTGTCGATCCGGACGGCAAACCGATGGGTCCGCCACGCAGCTACAGCTCCGAAATCGCCTATTTCCCGACATGGACGGCGGACTCGAAGACAATCCTTTACCAGTCTGCCGACAAGCTGAAGACGGTCGATCTGGAAACCGGAAAGGTCACGGACATCCCGCTGGACCTGACCTACCGGCTGGCCAAACCGACCGGGAGCACAATCGTCCATGTCAGCAATCTGGTCGATTCCGTCCGCGACGAGACGCAGCACGACAAGGACATCGTGATCGAGGGCAACCGCATCGTCGCGGTGCAGGATCATGACCCGGCCTTGCATGCGGCTGGCAAGCTGGTCGACGGGACCGGCCTGACCGCCATCCCCGGCCTGATCGAACATCACAGCCATGTGCAGAAGGATTTCGGCGCGAACCAGCACAAGGCGTGGCTCGCCTATGGCATCACCACCGTCCGCGATCCGGGCGCGCAGGTCTATGACGGACTGGAGGACCGCGAGGCGAGCGAAGCAGGCGTGCGGATCGGGCCGCGCATCTATACCGGCAGCCCGCTGATGGAATGGCAGCGCGTCTATTATAAAATGGGCATCGCCGTCTCCAGCCCCGCCCATCTGGAGCGGGAACTGAAACGCATCCGTCTGCTCAAATATGACATGATGAAAAGCTATGTCCGCATGCCCGACCTTTACCAGCGGCGCATCGTGGAAGCAGCGCACGCGATGGGAATCCCGGTGTCGGGCCATGAAATCTACCCGGCCGCCTATACTGGCGTCGACGCGACCGAGCATCTGGGTGCGACCAGCCGGCGCGGCTATTCGCCCAAGCAGGGGCCGCAGGGCATGGCCTATGAGGACGTAGTCCAGTTGTTCGCGCGCAGCGGCCGCACTCTGACGCCCACGATGTTCGGATCGCTCACGGGCTATCTGGAGCAGCATCCCGCCTATCGCGACGATCCGCGCGTCAACCTCTACCCGGTATGGGCGCAGAAATCGGTGCGGGATCAGGACCCCATGGCGGCAATGCTGCGGCCTCTGATGGCGGGCAGCCTCAAGTCGCTCAAGGCCATGTATGACGCAGGCACCTTTGTAACCGCAGGAACGGACACGATCATCGCGACAAATCTCCATTCGGAAATCGCATCCTATGTCGATGCGGGCCTGACACCGTTTCAGGCGCTCCAGACCGCGACGGTCAACAGCGCCAGGGCGCTATTACTGGATGCCGGAACGCTTGAGGCGGGCAAGCTCGCCGACATCGTCCTCCTGAAAGGAGACCCCCGCGCCGACATCGCGAACACATTCAATGTCGCCAAGGTCATCGCGAACGGCAATGTGTTCGACGAGGAGGATCTGGTGCGTCCGCCCAAAGAATGA